A genomic window from Brevibacillus agri includes:
- the tig gene encoding trigger factor, translating into MAANWEKVENNQGVLTVEVDASQVDAALDQAFKKVVQKVQVPGFRKGKVPRKMFESRFGVESLYQDALDILLPAAYGQAVRETGIEPVDRPEVDVEQMEKGKNLIFKATVTVKPEVKLGDYKGLTIEEKDFTVTDETVDAELKRMQERHAELVAVEEGAAQEGDIVVIDFEGFQDGVAFEGGKAEDYSLELGSGTFIAGFEEQLVGLAIGDEKEIKVTFPEEYHSPNLAGKEAVFKVKLNSLKRKNLPVLDDEFAKDVSEFDTLEELKADTKKKLEEKAAQEKEQYVREQLVLKAAENAEIDLPAVMVEHELDQMVNEFGQRLQYQGMTLELYYQFSGMDESQLRDQLRADATSRVRTSLTLEAIGKAEKIEATEEDVTEELNKLAGVYGRPADELRKIFTAQDNMLALYRDVQIRKTVDFLVAQSKVSA; encoded by the coding sequence GTGGCAGCAAATTGGGAAAAGGTAGAGAATAACCAGGGAGTCCTGACGGTTGAGGTAGATGCTTCGCAAGTAGACGCAGCATTGGATCAAGCGTTTAAAAAAGTTGTGCAAAAGGTTCAGGTTCCAGGATTCCGCAAAGGAAAAGTACCGCGCAAAATGTTCGAATCCCGTTTTGGTGTGGAGTCTCTGTACCAAGACGCGCTCGATATTCTGCTTCCAGCCGCTTACGGACAAGCTGTTCGTGAAACTGGCATCGAGCCGGTAGATCGTCCAGAAGTAGACGTAGAGCAAATGGAAAAAGGGAAAAACCTGATCTTCAAAGCTACTGTAACCGTGAAGCCAGAAGTGAAGCTCGGCGACTACAAAGGTCTGACCATCGAAGAAAAAGACTTCACTGTGACTGACGAGACCGTGGATGCTGAACTGAAGCGCATGCAAGAGCGTCACGCTGAACTGGTAGCAGTTGAAGAAGGCGCTGCCCAAGAAGGCGACATCGTTGTCATTGATTTCGAAGGCTTCCAAGACGGTGTTGCATTCGAAGGCGGAAAAGCAGAAGACTACTCTCTGGAACTGGGTTCCGGCACTTTCATCGCTGGCTTTGAAGAGCAACTCGTAGGTCTTGCTATCGGCGATGAAAAAGAAATCAAGGTAACCTTCCCGGAAGAGTACCATTCTCCTAACCTCGCTGGCAAAGAAGCGGTATTCAAAGTGAAATTGAACAGCCTGAAGCGCAAAAACCTGCCAGTGCTGGACGACGAGTTCGCAAAAGACGTGAGCGAGTTCGACACGCTGGAAGAGCTGAAAGCTGACACCAAGAAAAAACTCGAAGAAAAAGCTGCGCAAGAAAAAGAACAGTATGTTCGCGAACAACTGGTTCTGAAAGCAGCGGAAAACGCGGAAATCGATCTGCCGGCTGTGATGGTTGAGCACGAGCTGGACCAAATGGTGAACGAGTTCGGCCAACGCCTCCAATACCAAGGCATGACACTGGAGCTGTACTACCAGTTCTCCGGTATGGACGAAAGCCAACTGCGCGACCAACTGCGTGCAGATGCGACCTCCCGCGTGCGCACATCTTTGACACTGGAAGCAATCGGCAAAGCGGAAAAAATCGAAGCGACAGAAGAAGATGTAACCGAAGAGCTGAACAAGCTGGCTGGCGTTTACGGCCGTCCTGCTGACGAGCTGCGCAAAATCTTCACTGCCCAAGACAACATGCTGGCACTGTACCGCGACGTGCAAATTCGCAAAACAGTCGATTTCCTGGTTGCACAAAGCAAAGTAAGCGCATAA
- a CDS encoding metallophosphoesterase family protein — protein sequence MGILVVSDSHGLVREVAQVADRHSVDKILHCGDFCVDHKREPFSRMTLVRGNCDATSEVPVEQQTNWRDLHILQTHGHLFGVKSSLLRLHYRAEEVGANVVVFGHSHVPACGVERDILFLNPGSLQLPRGFDVPTYAIIEETGVTPKTVQVAVTFYDYQGNVVRDLGGSYSIRR from the coding sequence ATGGGCATTCTCGTCGTAAGTGACAGCCACGGTCTTGTCCGCGAAGTTGCTCAGGTGGCAGACCGACATTCGGTCGACAAAATTTTGCATTGCGGCGATTTTTGCGTCGACCACAAGCGCGAGCCGTTTTCCCGGATGACGCTTGTGCGAGGCAACTGTGATGCGACTTCTGAGGTTCCTGTCGAGCAGCAGACCAACTGGCGGGACCTGCACATCCTGCAAACGCACGGGCACCTGTTCGGAGTCAAAAGCTCGCTCCTTCGCCTGCATTACCGGGCCGAGGAAGTCGGCGCAAACGTGGTCGTCTTCGGTCACTCGCACGTTCCGGCCTGTGGCGTGGAGCGGGATATTCTGTTTTTGAATCCGGGCAGCCTGCAGTTGCCGAGAGGCTTTGACGTGCCGACCTACGCGATCATCGAGGAGACGGGCGTCACGCCAAAAACGGTTCAGGTGGCCGTCACCTTTTACGACTACCAGGGCAACGTGGTGCGTGATTTGGGCGGAAGCTATTCGATTCGGCGCTGA